From a region of the Castor canadensis chromosome 7, mCasCan1.hap1v2, whole genome shotgun sequence genome:
- the LOC141424756 gene encoding uncharacterized protein isoform X3: MPGKVTSHRPNAGEGARLCGTQEELMGAPRLSFPGVASGHHIYCLGSIRGAPALPSSSRSSGVDELQAESAPEPGAEKKRCKVNLQWKKPQAQEFTCQDLVGRTFSLSASRRAGQPREERRKRLGVRAQRFKFDKVCSGPKPEPGVTLFGEADVSSLRADSSRASHRLHVNLPPPRKGNR, translated from the exons ATGCCAGGGAAAGTGACTAGCCACAGACCAAACGCGGGCGAGGGTGCGCGGCTCTGCGGTACCCAGGAGGAGTTGATGGGAGCACCCAGGCTGAGTTTCCCTGGAGTTGCGAGCGGACACCATATCTACTGCCTCGGATCCATCCGCGGCGCGCccgccctcccttcctcctctcgcAGCAGCGGTGTGGATGAGTTGCAGGCGGAGAGCGCGCCAGAGCCGGGAGCGG aaaagaaaaggtGCAAAGTAAATCTCCAATGGAAGAAGCCTCAGGCCCAGGAGTTCACCTGCCAG GACTTGGTGGGAAGAACCTTCTCCCTGTCTGCATCAAGAAGAGCTGGCCAgccaagagaggaaaggaggaaaaggctAGGAGTTCGTGCCCAGCGGTTCAAGTTTGACAAAGTTTGCAGTGGTCCCAAGCCAGAGccgggtgt GACATTGTTTGGAGAGGCAGACGTATCCTCGCTGCGCGCAGACTCAAGCCGAGCATCTCACCGTTTGCATGTTAACCTGCCTCCACCGCGAAAAGGAAATCGCTGA
- the LOC141424756 gene encoding uncharacterized protein isoform X1 yields the protein MPGKVTSHRPNAGEGARLCGTQEELMGAPRLSFPGVASGHHIYCLGSIRGAPALPSSSRSSGVDELQAESAPEPGAEKKRCKVNLQWKKPQAQEFTCQDLVGRTFSLSASRRAGQPREERRKRLGVRAQRFKFDKVCSGPKPEPGVYVCGLWGAGSGKEGGREGLLDFPRVDLCLMSVPVCKVWSRNLAICVDRGLLVSPIGDESLGFLAS from the exons ATGCCAGGGAAAGTGACTAGCCACAGACCAAACGCGGGCGAGGGTGCGCGGCTCTGCGGTACCCAGGAGGAGTTGATGGGAGCACCCAGGCTGAGTTTCCCTGGAGTTGCGAGCGGACACCATATCTACTGCCTCGGATCCATCCGCGGCGCGCccgccctcccttcctcctctcgcAGCAGCGGTGTGGATGAGTTGCAGGCGGAGAGCGCGCCAGAGCCGGGAGCGG aaaagaaaaggtGCAAAGTAAATCTCCAATGGAAGAAGCCTCAGGCCCAGGAGTTCACCTGCCAG GACTTGGTGGGAAGAACCTTCTCCCTGTCTGCATCAAGAAGAGCTGGCCAgccaagagaggaaaggaggaaaaggctAGGAGTTCGTGCCCAGCGGTTCAAGTTTGACAAAGTTTGCAGTGGTCCCAAGCCAGAGccgggtgtgtacgtgtgtgggCTCTGGGGTGCTGGAAGTGGCAAAGAGGGAGGACGTGAGGGATTGCTGGACTTCCCCAGAGTTGATCTATGCCTTATGAGCGTCCCTGTATGCAAGGTTTGGAGCAGGAACTTGGCCATCTGTGTTGATCGTGGGCTCCTAGTGTCGCCCATAGGAGACGAAAGTCTGGGGTTCCTGGCTAGTTAG
- the LOC141424756 gene encoding uncharacterized protein isoform X4: MPGKVTSHRPNAGEGARLCGTQEELMGAPRLSFPGVASGHHIYCLGSIRGAPALPSSSRSSGVDELQAESAPEPGAEKKRCKVNLQWKKPQAQEFTCQDLVGRTFSLSASRRAGQPREERRKRLGVRAQRFKFDKVCSGPKPEPGCLNLGTQVNSCDQAIQDCETAGPLALTSSSGR; this comes from the exons ATGCCAGGGAAAGTGACTAGCCACAGACCAAACGCGGGCGAGGGTGCGCGGCTCTGCGGTACCCAGGAGGAGTTGATGGGAGCACCCAGGCTGAGTTTCCCTGGAGTTGCGAGCGGACACCATATCTACTGCCTCGGATCCATCCGCGGCGCGCccgccctcccttcctcctctcgcAGCAGCGGTGTGGATGAGTTGCAGGCGGAGAGCGCGCCAGAGCCGGGAGCGG aaaagaaaaggtGCAAAGTAAATCTCCAATGGAAGAAGCCTCAGGCCCAGGAGTTCACCTGCCAG GACTTGGTGGGAAGAACCTTCTCCCTGTCTGCATCAAGAAGAGCTGGCCAgccaagagaggaaaggaggaaaaggctAGGAGTTCGTGCCCAGCGGTTCAAGTTTGACAAAGTTTGCAGTGGTCCCAAGCCAGAGccgg GGTGCCTAAATCTAGGAACTCAAGTTAACTCCTGTGACCAGGCCATCCAAGACTGTGAGACTGCAGGACCACTAGCCCTCACCAGCTCTTCAGGAAG gtGA
- the LOC141424756 gene encoding uncharacterized protein isoform X2 → MPGKVTSHRPNAGEGARLCGTQEELMGAPRLSFPGVASGHHIYCLGSIRGAPALPSSSRSSGVDELQAESAPEPGAEKKRCKVNLQWKKPQAQEFTCQDLVGRTFSLSASRRAGQPREERRKRLGVRAQRFKFDKVCSGPKPEPGHCLERQTYPRCAQTQAEHLTVCMLTCLHREKEIAEIPKKIASCQRLIVNSDRKVPREGRKSG, encoded by the exons ATGCCAGGGAAAGTGACTAGCCACAGACCAAACGCGGGCGAGGGTGCGCGGCTCTGCGGTACCCAGGAGGAGTTGATGGGAGCACCCAGGCTGAGTTTCCCTGGAGTTGCGAGCGGACACCATATCTACTGCCTCGGATCCATCCGCGGCGCGCccgccctcccttcctcctctcgcAGCAGCGGTGTGGATGAGTTGCAGGCGGAGAGCGCGCCAGAGCCGGGAGCGG aaaagaaaaggtGCAAAGTAAATCTCCAATGGAAGAAGCCTCAGGCCCAGGAGTTCACCTGCCAG GACTTGGTGGGAAGAACCTTCTCCCTGTCTGCATCAAGAAGAGCTGGCCAgccaagagaggaaaggaggaaaaggctAGGAGTTCGTGCCCAGCGGTTCAAGTTTGACAAAGTTTGCAGTGGTCCCAAGCCAGAGccgg GACATTGTTTGGAGAGGCAGACGTATCCTCGCTGCGCGCAGACTCAAGCCGAGCATCTCACCGTTTGCATGTTAACCTGCCTCCACCGCGAAAAGGAAATCGCTGAAATTCCGAAGAAAATTGCTTCTTGCCAGCGGTTAATAGTTAACTCAGACAGGAAAGTTCCCAGGGAAGGGCGAAAGTCAGGGTGA